A window of the Hevea brasiliensis isolate MT/VB/25A 57/8 chromosome 6, ASM3005281v1, whole genome shotgun sequence genome harbors these coding sequences:
- the LOC131180668 gene encoding uncharacterized protein LOC131180668: MLTSAKLLFAGCVILVFLVQLNHTCHAISNNSCPSSSCGHISNIDYPFRLKTDSANCGRKEYELACENNVPVVYLSSAKYYVKEINYNNFKIRLAYFDVQNDNYCSLPPYPSTATYSFFWSYNSYAETYKGYLYQDLVFVTCPKPVISEVYVDTSPCNITCNSSSSSPNLEMKGYSYVKVGSDDAMDLKDSCRIERIYITSLLPRDAKNVSYADVHRSLVYGFELSWFWWGCCWNNSENLCKLDAATSIRHGCHSGTG; this comes from the exons ATGTTAACAAGTGCTAAGCTCCTCTTTGCGGGATGTGTTATCCTTGTTTTTCTAGTCCAATTAAACCACACCTGTCATGCTATAAGCAACAATTCGTGCCCTTCTTCCTCTTGTGGCCACATCTCCAACATAGACTACCCTTTCCGATTGAAAACTGATTCTGCAAACTGTGGCCGGAAAGAGTATGAACTTGCTTGCGAGAATAACGTTCCTGTAGTATACTTATCTTCAGCAAAATATTATGTCAAGGAAATCAATTACAATAACTTCAAAATCCGACTGGCTTATTTCGATGTGCAAAACGATAACTACTGCTCTCTGCCTCCTTATCCATCAACAGCCACATATTCTTTTTTCTGGTCATACAATTCGTATGCGGAAACTTATAAGGGCTATTTATATCAGGACTTGGTTTTCGTAACTTGTCCAAAGCCAGTAATTTCTGAAGTTTATGTGGATACTTCTCCTTGCAATATCACTTGCAATTCCTCTTCTTCCTCTCCTAATTTGGAAATGAAAGGTTATTCATATGTTAAAGTTGGGTCTGACGATGCAATGGATTTGAAGGATTCTTGCCGTATCGAGCGAATCTATATTACGTCTTTGTTGCCAAGAGATGCAAAGAACGTTTCCTATGCAGATGTTCACCGCAGTTTGGTATATGGGTTTGAGCTTTCATGGTTTTGGTGGGGATGCTGTTGGAATAACTCAGAAAACCTTTGCAAGCTTGATGCTGCCACCAGCATCCGCCACGGCTGCCATTCTGGAACGG GCTAG